From the genome of Nitratidesulfovibrio sp.:
CGTGACGCAGATTCGCGTGCCGGACAATGCAGGTGCGGGGTGTTGGCGCCGGTGCGCGGCCAGATGGCATGCACAACCGGCGGGCGGCAGCCCCGGACATGACGTGCCGGTGGTGCCGCCCGCGAGGATGCACGAAAAAGGCGACGCGGATGCGGGCCGGACTAGGAGTGCGGCACGCCCACCACGTCCAGCCAGTGCAGCACGCGCACGTTGGGGGGCGCAGTTGCGGCCAGTTGCAGGGTGCAGCCACTGCACCCCGTCAGTACGGTGATGTCCGGCGTCCGTGCGGCATGGGGCGTGCCGGTTGGGGCTTCGGGTGCGGATGCCGACGCAGATGCCGGGGAAGGCACGGGAGAGGATGCGGGCGCGGACGCGGCGGTGCGCTCCGGCAGCAGTGCGTTCCAGCAGGCATCGGCCACGGTGCGTGAAAGGTCGGGCGCGGCCAGTTGCAGCACGCCGCCCATGCCGCAGCAGTTCACCCCGCCGGGGGCGCGCATGCGGTTGCCCAGCAGGGCGCGCAGCCATACGGCATCCGGGTCGGTGCCCTTGCGGTGGCAGGGCTGATGGTAGCGCACGGGCGCGGGGGCACCGGCTTCAGGCAGGGCCGGGGCATCGGTGGTGATGCGGAACGCGGCCTCGCCCCACAGGGTGGACAGGGGGCGCAGGGCGGCGGTCCACGCCTCGCGCTCGCCGTCCTGCCAGTCGAGGTCGGCGTGGCCGGGGTATTCGGACAGGCCGTGGTGGCAGGTGGCGCAAAAGGTGACCAGCAGCGGGCGGCCTGCGGCGCGCCAGGCGTCCAGGTTGCGGGCGCGGGCCGCAGCGGCGGCGTCCGGGATGCCCGCATGTTCCAGGGTGGAGCCGCAGCAGGTGAAGGATTCTTCATCGCCCTGGGCGGGCGCGGGGTGGCCCAGCCAGCGCAGCAGGGCGCGGGCCGTGTCCTTCCAGCGGGGGCGGATGCGCCGGGCGGTGCACCCGGCAAAGAGCATGGCCGGGGGACGGGCGGCCTCGCCGCGCGGTGCGTTGTCCGCCGCGTCGTTGCGCATTCCCTCGGGGCCGTCGCTGCCATGCGGGCTTTCCGGTATTGCCCGGTCGGCAACTATCGCCACTATCCACGGGGCGGGCGGCGGCGGGGGCAGCATGGCCGAGGCGGACCGCAGCATGTGCTGCACGCCGTCCGGCACCACGGCGCCGGGCACCACGCGGGTCATCTGGGCCAGCGCGGGCCACAGCA
Proteins encoded in this window:
- a CDS encoding (Fe-S)-binding protein, translating into MSTDTSSKSMPHGTTAGDTAGQPRACLLCGQCTAVCPAFLTTGQEELSPRAKHLVFAALRDEPGRLGLKPARELADRCLSCGRCAAICPQGLSVPQALAALRARHPNWQQWLWKQWIEHGRLLWPALAQMTRVVPGAVVPDGVQHMLRSASAMLPPPPPAPWIVAIVADRAIPESPHGSDGPEGMRNDAADNAPRGEAARPPAMLFAGCTARRIRPRWKDTARALLRWLGHPAPAQGDEESFTCCGSTLEHAGIPDAAAAARARNLDAWRAAGRPLLVTFCATCHHGLSEYPGHADLDWQDGEREAWTAALRPLSTLWGEAAFRITTDAPALPEAGAPAPVRYHQPCHRKGTDPDAVWLRALLGNRMRAPGGVNCCGMGGVLQLAAPDLSRTVADACWNALLPERTAASAPASSPVPSPASASASAPEAPTGTPHAARTPDITVLTGCSGCTLQLAATAPPNVRVLHWLDVVGVPHS